One segment of Vagococcus martis DNA contains the following:
- a CDS encoding PTS system mannose/fructose/sorbose family transporter subunit IID — protein sequence MEMSNSKQLTKKDLTTMSWRYILGSQLNWNYERMMSSGYLYGIMPALQKFYGDDEEQFKDMMKTHNQFFNTNAIFGNLIMGIDVAIEEQDGYAAKDTIVGLKTALMGSLAGVGDSLFHVIWGTVFGSIAGTLAQNGSVVGCLIWIVANIALLFGRAALLPMGYKQGVKLVTTLKDKLAAFTNAATILGVTVIGALIPSVIKASVPMVYKKNGVELVIQDTLDSILPALVPVLLVMLTYWMLGQKKLNSTRVIWIILILSIALSAFGILA from the coding sequence ATGGAGATGAGTAATAGCAAACAATTAACTAAAAAAGATTTAACAACAATGAGCTGGCGCTATATTTTAGGAAGTCAGTTAAACTGGAACTACGAACGTATGATGAGTTCTGGATATTTATACGGAATCATGCCAGCACTTCAAAAATTCTATGGTGATGATGAAGAACAATTTAAAGATATGATGAAAACTCACAACCAATTCTTCAATACTAATGCAATTTTCGGTAACTTAATCATGGGGATTGATGTTGCGATTGAAGAACAAGATGGCTATGCTGCTAAAGATACTATCGTTGGTCTTAAAACGGCCTTAATGGGCTCATTAGCCGGTGTTGGGGATTCACTCTTCCACGTAATCTGGGGAACAGTATTTGGTTCTATCGCTGGAACGCTTGCACAAAATGGATCAGTCGTTGGCTGTCTTATCTGGATAGTTGCAAATATTGCTTTATTATTTGGTCGTGCTGCACTACTTCCAATGGGATACAAACAAGGGGTTAAATTAGTTACAACATTAAAAGACAAATTAGCTGCTTTTACAAATGCTGCGACTATCCTAGGGGTAACAGTTATTGGTGCCTTGATTCCTTCAGTTATCAAAGCTAGTGTGCCTATGGTTTATAAGAAAAATGGTGTTGAATTAGTTATCCAAGATACACTTGATTCTATCTTACCTGCCTTAGTTCCAGTTTTACTAGTTATGTTAACTTACTGGATGCTTGGTCAAAAGAAACTAAATTCTACACGCGTTATCTGGATTATCTTAATCCTTTCAATTGCGCTTAGTGCATTTGGTATTTTAGCTTAA
- a CDS encoding heparinase II/III domain-containing protein has protein sequence MKRTFFDKQEPNIMLMHANSQLLLENKFQFIHPYDMEPCQEIVDFGSTIDWYCVPFEDEEWNYMLNRQEYLLDLCMSFDISGDICYLQKGKDLVLDWITKNQTTENWRTIDTGIRLMYWEIMIHYLEQESILSVSDNEKIKQSIYQQLNYLDDGYIEKYDLSNWGILIVTGFFIVSHRASDMCESSAYQRMLSRLTHQLHLQIQPSGNHWEQSPLYFMEVLRSIVCIHQSDVIKDHPIQTLLEEKILSMYYFMPHFVTPEGTTILQGDTDEMRIDDVIQTLSLLYQQSLPPLFYNHVTVDYLLLYFSHREIDYSTWEKNKTQCVDSEFPKTITDHFTGNYYYHDDWDFTSSYAHLYNGPLGSGHGHLSLGHIDVTLGGDNILVDSGRLTYVESPLRYLLKEAPQHNTVAINSHPFGEVVDSWGFEGVPTSLSNRVYEDDGFWAVRSAYIDTQVNGEFKVVRTVLYIKELDSFIILDQVVDIGDNAFSNMTRYFNLNPKIKARKEQDQVSLDIKNKRYYAHFSEESIHVEESLFAPTYNDLVVNEKIVATSSQPTQYTVLTKYSNAVVKENLVQKTDNKLFSEEKCYGMAITIDGQEWLIYSMVEDTYSGHKLYKIDGYPVYGQFGVVKIDRNNEENYMRLF, from the coding sequence ATGAAGAGGACATTTTTTGATAAACAAGAGCCAAATATCATGTTGATGCATGCGAATAGTCAGTTATTATTAGAAAACAAATTTCAATTTATTCACCCATATGATATGGAACCATGTCAGGAAATCGTAGACTTTGGGTCAACAATAGATTGGTACTGTGTTCCATTTGAAGATGAAGAGTGGAATTATATGCTTAATCGTCAAGAATATTTACTCGATTTGTGTATGAGTTTTGATATTTCTGGCGATATTTGTTATCTACAAAAAGGAAAAGACTTAGTGTTAGACTGGATTACTAAAAATCAAACGACCGAAAATTGGCGAACTATAGATACAGGAATTCGTTTGATGTATTGGGAGATTATGATTCACTATTTGGAACAAGAATCGATACTGAGTGTGTCTGATAATGAAAAAATAAAACAGAGTATCTATCAACAATTAAACTATTTGGATGATGGTTATATCGAGAAATATGATTTGAGTAATTGGGGGATATTGATTGTAACTGGATTTTTTATCGTCTCTCATCGTGCGAGTGACATGTGTGAGTCAAGTGCATACCAACGCATGCTAAGTCGTTTAACACATCAATTACACCTACAAATCCAACCATCTGGTAATCACTGGGAACAGTCGCCACTATATTTTATGGAAGTGCTGCGAAGTATTGTATGTATCCACCAAAGTGACGTAATAAAAGATCATCCCATACAAACATTATTAGAAGAAAAGATATTGTCTATGTATTATTTTATGCCACATTTTGTGACACCAGAAGGCACGACTATTTTACAAGGGGACACAGATGAGATGAGAATAGATGATGTGATACAAACTCTATCGCTACTCTACCAACAATCTTTGCCGCCGCTTTTTTACAATCATGTAACGGTTGATTATTTACTTCTTTACTTTAGTCACCGTGAGATAGATTATTCAACATGGGAAAAAAATAAAACTCAGTGTGTAGATAGTGAATTTCCTAAGACAATAACGGATCATTTTACAGGAAATTATTATTACCATGATGATTGGGATTTTACGTCATCGTACGCCCATTTATACAATGGCCCATTAGGTAGCGGACATGGGCATCTTAGTTTAGGTCACATTGATGTCACACTTGGTGGTGATAATATCTTGGTAGATAGCGGACGTTTAACTTACGTTGAGTCACCGCTTAGATATTTATTAAAAGAAGCACCGCAACACAATACCGTTGCGATAAATAGTCATCCATTTGGGGAGGTCGTGGATTCATGGGGATTTGAAGGTGTTCCAACAAGTTTATCTAACCGTGTCTATGAAGATGATGGTTTTTGGGCCGTAAGAAGTGCGTATATTGACACTCAAGTTAATGGAGAGTTTAAAGTCGTGCGGACAGTATTATACATAAAAGAATTAGATAGTTTTATCATTTTAGATCAGGTTGTTGATATAGGAGATAATGCATTTTCTAATATGACGCGCTATTTTAATTTAAATCCAAAGATAAAAGCACGAAAAGAACAGGATCAAGTTAGCTTGGATATAAAAAATAAGCGATACTATGCCCACTTCAGTGAAGAATCAATACATGTAGAAGAAAGTCTTTTTGCCCCAACATATAACGATTTAGTTGTTAATGAAAAAATTGTGGCAACAAGTAGTCAACCAACCCAATATACTGTTCTGACTAAATACAGTAATGCTGTAGTTAAGGAAAATCTAGTACAAAAAACTGATAATAAGTTATTCTCAGAGGAAAAATGTTACGGAATGGCAATCACAATAGATGGACAAGAGTGGTTGATTTATTCGATGGTTGAAGACACGTATTCAGGACACAAATTATATAAAATCGATGGGTATCCAGTATATGGACAATTTGGTGTTGTGAAAATAGATAGAAACAATGAAGAGAATTATATGAGATTGTTTTAA
- the yajC gene encoding preprotein translocase subunit YajC: MKTVGIILLILLVILYVVVLPLAKKKYQQKQLVDMQSFLNELSVGDQVMMNSGIIGKISRIDEHIVHLKIAKDTIIRVDKHSLIGRYNEEK, from the coding sequence ATGAAAACAGTCGGGATTATCTTACTCATACTGCTTGTCATACTTTATGTCGTTGTTTTACCCCTTGCAAAGAAAAAATATCAACAAAAGCAATTAGTTGATATGCAATCTTTTTTAAATGAATTATCAGTTGGTGACCAAGTCATGATGAATAGTGGGATTATTGGAAAAATTAGTCGAATTGACGAACATATTGTTCATCTAAAAATAGCTAAAGATACCATTATTCGAGTAGATAAACACTCACTCATTGGTCGATACAACGAAGAAAAATAA
- a CDS encoding PTS sugar transporter subunit IIA produces MFKVCIVGHGNFPSGVCSALKLLSGSNEQLHYFDLDHNLTHGEYEQQLTAFLTENDNVLIFADMTGGAPHQIATRLLLELGKKNQFILSSVSLNLILDLYMKNSMGILTTDNVSVELSNSMAESKEMLMVMPDVSEEKVEDVSVTEEEGI; encoded by the coding sequence ATGTTTAAAGTATGCATAGTCGGTCATGGGAATTTCCCGTCAGGTGTTTGTTCAGCCTTAAAATTATTATCAGGAAGTAATGAACAGTTACACTATTTTGATTTAGATCACAATTTAACTCATGGAGAGTACGAACAACAATTAACAGCCTTTTTAACAGAAAATGACAATGTCTTGATTTTTGCTGATATGACAGGGGGCGCACCTCATCAAATCGCGACACGTTTGTTATTAGAACTAGGCAAAAAAAATCAATTTATCTTATCTAGTGTGTCATTAAATCTCATTTTAGATTTATACATGAAAAACAGCATGGGTATTTTAACGACAGATAATGTTTCTGTTGAGTTGTCAAATAGTATGGCTGAAAGCAAAGAAATGTTGATGGTAATGCCTGATGTTTCTGAAGAAAAAGTGGAAGATGTATCGGTTACTGAAGAAGAAGGTATCTAA
- a CDS encoding PTS system mannose/fructose/sorbose family transporter subunit IID, with translation MASNQQPVLTKKDYFKASLRSYVLQNGFNYGNYQGTGYANILFPSLRKIYKDDEEKLKDVTISNLEFYNTNPQLVPFITSMQLAMYDSGQNEEDTRAIKFALMGPLSGIGDSLSQFGLAPLFSTIAAGMALDGLIAGPIFFIVCMFGITFGLRMLMGYLGYKLGTNVIDTLSEKMASIAKIATTIGVTVISGLSVSFVKANLALEYVTKVEGKDQVVALQTVFDKIAPNLLPVLVTAGVYVLIRKYKWSTYRLIALLIVLGIALSMLGILK, from the coding sequence ATGGCATCTAACCAACAACCAGTATTAACAAAAAAAGATTATTTTAAAGCAAGTTTACGTTCATACGTGTTACAAAATGGATTTAACTATGGAAATTATCAAGGAACAGGATATGCGAATATTCTTTTTCCTTCTCTTAGAAAAATTTACAAAGATGACGAAGAAAAATTAAAAGACGTTACCATTTCTAACTTAGAGTTTTATAACACAAACCCTCAGTTAGTTCCATTTATTACAAGCATGCAATTAGCCATGTATGATAGTGGTCAAAATGAAGAAGACACACGTGCCATTAAATTTGCGTTGATGGGACCTTTATCAGGGATTGGGGATTCATTATCTCAATTTGGGTTAGCACCATTATTCTCAACAATTGCAGCAGGTATGGCATTAGATGGCTTAATAGCTGGTCCTATCTTCTTTATCGTATGTATGTTTGGTATCACATTTGGTTTACGTATGTTGATGGGTTACTTAGGTTATAAACTAGGAACAAATGTTATTGATACATTGAGTGAAAAAATGGCAAGTATCGCAAAAATTGCGACAACAATTGGTGTAACGGTTATCTCAGGATTATCCGTATCATTTGTTAAAGCCAATTTGGCACTTGAATATGTGACAAAAGTTGAAGGAAAAGATCAAGTTGTGGCACTTCAAACAGTGTTTGATAAAATCGCACCAAATCTTTTACCAGTTTTAGTTACAGCAGGAGTATATGTATTAATCAGAAAATACAAATGGTCAACATACCGTTTGATTGCATTGCTTATTGTGTTAGGTATCGCTTTATCAATGCTAGGAATCTTAAAATAG
- a CDS encoding PTS mannose/fructose/sorbose/N-acetylgalactosamine transporter subunit IIC, whose product MDATFVQALLVGLFVSFCLIGQLIGIYTNRAIFLSFGVGLILGDVQTGLLMGATAELAFMGFGVGAGGTVPPNPIGPGVVGTIMAIALKDTGMDVPTALSLSFPFAVMIQFVITFIYSLNAGSLSWATKSIQEGNYKSFKLTSNLTFIGFGVFGFIIGLVATMSIEVLRAFVNIIPQALISGLSVAGGLLPAIGFAMILNVMVKKEFIPAILLGYVCISYLAMPVIGLAFAGAILALNNFYNKGNGQADEQEEVIEDGI is encoded by the coding sequence ATGGATGCAACATTCGTACAGGCATTATTAGTAGGGTTATTTGTTTCATTTTGTTTAATCGGTCAGTTAATTGGTATTTACACTAACCGTGCAATCTTTTTATCATTTGGTGTCGGACTTATTTTAGGAGATGTTCAAACGGGGTTATTAATGGGAGCGACAGCTGAATTAGCCTTTATGGGATTTGGTGTTGGGGCTGGAGGAACTGTTCCACCTAACCCAATCGGACCAGGTGTTGTTGGGACTATTATGGCAATTGCTTTAAAAGATACAGGAATGGACGTGCCAACAGCATTGTCTTTATCATTCCCATTTGCTGTGATGATTCAATTTGTGATTACATTTATCTATTCATTAAATGCCGGATCACTTTCTTGGGCAACAAAATCTATCCAAGAAGGAAACTACAAATCATTTAAATTAACATCAAACTTAACATTTATCGGTTTTGGAGTATTTGGTTTTATCATTGGTTTAGTTGCGACAATGAGTATTGAAGTATTACGTGCTTTTGTTAATATTATTCCTCAAGCACTTATTTCAGGATTATCTGTTGCAGGTGGCTTGTTACCAGCTATTGGTTTTGCGATGATTTTAAACGTTATGGTGAAAAAAGAATTCATTCCAGCTATTTTATTAGGTTATGTGTGTATTTCTTACTTAGCAATGCCAGTTATTGGGTTAGCCTTTGCCGGCGCAATCTTAGCATTAAACAACTTCTATAACAAAGGCAATGGGCAAGCAGACGAACAAGAGGAGGTAATCGAAGATGGCATCTAA
- a CDS encoding PTS sugar transporter subunit IIB: MTEPNIKMVRIDERLIHGQGQLWINSLGANLVIVANDEVSTSSIQQTLMKSLISKSIGMRFFSIEETCDKIHKASPKQSIFLVAKNPKDVLRLVEGGVPIKELNVGNIHFAEGKKQLTNYISLGEEDLAALKTLHNEHGVHFNTQTTPMGGDAGGGLDLNKYVEEN, from the coding sequence ATGACAGAACCAAACATTAAAATGGTGCGAATCGACGAACGCTTGATTCATGGACAAGGACAATTATGGATTAATTCATTAGGGGCAAATTTAGTCATCGTGGCTAATGACGAGGTATCTACAAGTAGTATCCAACAAACATTGATGAAATCATTGATTTCTAAATCAATCGGAATGCGTTTTTTCAGTATTGAAGAAACATGCGACAAGATTCATAAAGCATCACCTAAACAATCGATTTTCCTAGTAGCTAAAAATCCTAAAGATGTTTTACGTTTAGTTGAAGGAGGCGTGCCAATCAAAGAATTAAACGTTGGGAACATTCACTTTGCAGAAGGTAAAAAACAATTAACTAATTACATTTCACTTGGTGAAGAGGATTTAGCTGCCTTGAAAACATTACACAATGAACACGGGGTACATTTCAATACACAAACAACACCAATGGGCGGCGACGCTGGTGGTGGGTTAGATTTAAACAAATACGTCGAAGAAAATTAA
- a CDS encoding glycoside hydrolase family 88 protein translates to MIKEDLLNAQRYYGSGLLSKKDITGALDHAVALVDENIKKFGETYPSPATKNGFYEKMKNIEWTNGFWTGMLWLAYEYTGDEKYRQLADKHVTDFLHRIEEKIEVDHHDLGFLYIPSCVSAYKLTGNEEAKKASILAADQLISRYQEKGEFIQAWGELGAEDNYRLIVDCMLNIPLLYWASEETGDMTYSDIADKHYQTTLKTAIRENASSFHTFYFDPKTGEPLKGVTRQGYSDDSSWARGQAWIVYGMALQYYQTHNDYIVEDFKAVTNYLLNRLPEDLVPYWDLIFTDGSGQSRDSSSGAIAVCGMNEMLKYLPESDELAMTYRYASHAMLGSLIKNYTYTDLEKENGLLTHGVYSWHSGKGVDEANIWGDYFYMEALLRFYKDWTLYW, encoded by the coding sequence ATGATAAAAGAAGATTTATTAAATGCACAACGTTATTATGGATCAGGATTATTATCTAAAAAAGACATCACAGGTGCATTAGATCATGCAGTGGCTTTAGTAGATGAGAACATTAAAAAATTTGGTGAAACCTATCCAAGTCCTGCTACTAAAAATGGTTTTTATGAGAAAATGAAAAATATCGAGTGGACAAATGGTTTTTGGACGGGGATGTTATGGCTAGCTTATGAATACACTGGTGACGAAAAATATCGTCAATTAGCTGACAAACATGTCACAGATTTTTTACATCGTATTGAAGAAAAAATAGAAGTTGACCATCATGATTTAGGGTTTCTTTACATCCCGTCTTGTGTGAGCGCATACAAATTAACAGGAAATGAAGAAGCTAAAAAAGCTAGCATTTTAGCAGCAGACCAACTGATTTCTAGATACCAAGAAAAAGGTGAATTCATTCAAGCATGGGGCGAGTTAGGTGCAGAAGATAATTATCGTTTAATTGTTGATTGCATGTTAAACATCCCACTTCTTTACTGGGCATCAGAAGAAACGGGAGATATGACGTATTCAGATATTGCGGACAAGCACTATCAAACAACATTAAAAACAGCGATTCGAGAAAATGCTTCAAGTTTCCATACATTCTATTTTGACCCTAAAACAGGTGAACCATTAAAAGGCGTGACTCGTCAAGGGTATTCAGACGATTCAAGTTGGGCACGAGGACAAGCATGGATTGTTTATGGTATGGCACTTCAATATTATCAAACACACAATGATTACATTGTAGAGGACTTCAAAGCTGTTACAAACTATTTATTAAATCGTTTACCAGAGGATTTAGTTCCATATTGGGATTTAATCTTTACTGATGGTAGTGGTCAATCAAGAGATTCTTCATCTGGAGCGATTGCGGTATGTGGCATGAATGAAATGTTGAAATACTTGCCGGAATCAGATGAATTGGCAATGACGTATCGTTACGCTTCTCATGCAATGCTTGGTAGCTTGATTAAAAACTATACGTACACAGACTTAGAAAAAGAAAACGGCTTATTAACTCATGGAGTTTACTCATGGCATTCAGGAAAAGGTGTGGATGAAGCAAATATCTGGGGAGACTATTTCTACATGGAAGCTTTACTTCGTTTTTATAAAGATTGGACATTATACTGGTAG